Proteins encoded together in one Cyprinus carpio isolate SPL01 chromosome B14, ASM1834038v1, whole genome shotgun sequence window:
- the LOC109082185 gene encoding zinc-binding protein A33-like — protein MDSKSVEELSCPVCCEIFKDPVLLSCSHSFCKECLQQFWRTKKTQECPVCRRRSSKDMPPCNLVLKNLCDSLIKERNERRSSGSEEICSLHSEKLKLFCLEDKQLVCLVCRDSEKHVNHTIRPISEVLPSHKKELNTELTALQNKLKHAEEMKAKCVKTVQHIKSQAEHTERQIKEDFEKLHQFLRDEEEATITALREEEEQKQQMMKEKLEEMNRHISALSHTIKDTEEMMKDSDVCFLKNFSITMERVRISQPDPQMSSGALIHVSHHLSNLPFRVWRKMQETLQNTPLTLDPNTAHPWLTLSTDLTSVSYSDLRQNLPDNPERFDFYLCVLGSEGFNSGTHCWDVEVGDNTYWTLGITTASNQRKGEVFFNANVWRVQYMDSKYSSKSLDQPLTRFKVKGKLQRVRVQLDCNRGKVSFSDPLTNICLCSFKSTFTETVFPFLYNYCKTSPLRILPVKLIVTTENHS, from the exons ATGGATTCCAAATCTGTGGAAGAGCTTTCTTGTCCTGTGTGCTGTGAAATCTTCAAGGATCCTGTTCTTCTGTCCTGCAGTCACAGTTTCTGTAAAGAGTGTCTTCAACAGTTCTGGAGAACCAAGAAAACTCAGGAGTGTCCCGTCTGCAGAAGAAGATCGTCAAAAGACATGCCTCCATGTAATCTAGTGTTAAAAAACTTGTGTGATTCACTGATAAAGGAGAGAAACGAGAGGCGCTCATCAGGATCTGAGgagatctgcagtttacacagtgagaaactcaaactcttctgtctggaggacaaacagCTGGTGTGTTTAGTGTGCAGAGACTCAGAGAAACATGTCAATCACACAATCAGACCCATCAGTGAAGTGCTTCCATCTCACAAG AAGGAACTGAATACAGAACTGACAGCTTTACAAAACAAGCTCAAACATGCAGAAGAAATGAAAGCAAAGTGTGTTAAAACTGTTCAACACATCAAG TCTCAAGCTGAGCACACAGAGCGTCAGATTAAAGAGGATTTTGAgaagcttcatcagtttctcagagatgaagaagaagctacaatcactgcactgagggaggaagaggagcagaagcagcagatgatgaaggagaagctggaggagatgaacagacacatctcagctctttcacacacaatcaaagaCACGGAGGAGATGATGAAAGACAGTGATGTCTGCTTTCTGAAG AACTTTAGCATCACGATGGAAAG AGTCCGGATCTCACAGCCGGATCCACAGATGAGTTCTGGAGCTTTGATTCATGTGTCACATCACTTGAGTAACCTGCCCTTCAGAGTCTGGAGAAAGATGCAGGAAACTCTCCAAAACA CTCCGTTGACTCTagatccaaacacagcacatcCTTGGCTCACACTCTCTACTGATTTGACCAGTGTGTCGTACAGTGATTTACGTCAAAATCTTCCTGATAATCCAGAGAGGTTTGACTTTTATCTATGTGTTCTGGGATCTGAGGGTTTTAACTCAGGAACACACTGCTGGGATGTGGAGGTTGGAGACAATACATACTGGACTCTTGGAATAACCACAGCATCAAACCAAAGGAAGGGAGAGGTTTTCTTCAACGCTAATGTCTGGCGTGTGCAGTACATGGACAGTAAATACAGCTCAAAATCCCTAGATCAACCCTTGACTCGCTTCAAAGTTAAAGGGAAGCTGCAGCGTGTGAGAGTTCAGCTGGACTGTAACAGAGGAAAGGTGTCCTTCTCTGATCCTCTAACTAACATCTGTCTCTGCTCATTCAAATCCACCTTCACAGAGACTGTCTTTCCTTTCTTATATAACTACTGCAAAACTTCCCCTCTGAGGATCTTACCAGTTAAACTGATTGTAACAACAGAAAATCACAGTTAA